cgatacacataatttacatataaagtacaaattataggtaggacatgttttaatgcgacccgggcactccaagtacttcaatgtcgtcatgtgataagagagtatgcatggaaaacatttggataaaatactcaaactgaattgcttcgaggtacttggctagttaactattgatttcatattagttttgatttttataaatagcattttaaactttttgttgcgtacaagatgagattttttatgtacttggcgtacttttttcacctttataaggttttttaaatgatctcattgctttttgtaaatttaaaaaattttgagatatctcgaatttgcttgcgcagtcttctttagaatcgtttgcagttgtttcgtttcgtttgtagttgaaccgagATAtctaacaaatggcaaagttagctatttttcatttaaacaaatgttaattaataccttttgaacaggtcaactacaaacaaaacgaaactacaaacgattgtcaaaaagtcagcgcaagcAGATTCGTGATATCTCAATACTCAACGTATCAAACGCAGTGTGAATTCTCCATAACGCGCTtatgtgaacgcaccttgacGGATGTAATGTATTACGATTTAGTCACACGTACTCGTGTTAGTGGATTCGAGGAAATTCCCCCAAATGTCGCGACACGTTGCGAGTCGAGAACGAGCAGTTCATAGTCAGTTGAGAGCCTACTCTCGTACACAACGGCACGTTTAGTGACGGCTCCGAAGTTTGGCAAATTAAGtttctttcttaaaataatgTGCACTACATTATAGTTAATAAAAGACATGTCGGAATTAAACAGTTATTACTTAACCACCTCTTAATATATGACAacggacaaactcgctttgcttgtgtgcatacgtacgtgagtctgaacctgaatctgaaaaacggaacgtcacaaATCTAGaatacgattacgatatctcaggatagactgcaccaatcaCGTTCGGagtggtcgcgatcgaaagcttgcatccagattatgttattaaagtgccgttagatttttacataaggctttagtttctgagatattttaatcgaaagttagGGTGACGTGAAAGTatggataagctacttggtagcgcgcgacgtctatgcagtggctcTCACCGCTCAGAACCTCgttctttatgtacttggcgtcgcgacgctaccgcgtcgcttgattacCTATCACATAGCACTATCACATGTGGTATCATagttatcatcattatcacTATTACGCAAATAgcacttttttataatatggaTCTTTAACATTATCTCGCACAATACTTTTAACGATATTTCGCTTGtgaatgatgataatgataagtgtaatagtataaatatactaatacttattttattttatcacttttttcttattttttaatgaacaagTCTAACAAGGAAACCTTTAAAAAAACGTATCAGCAATAGTATTTTACGAGTGATGTGGAAAACTACTGTCAAAATTCTAATTACGTATGTAtcatatacattattaaatatattatcataataatacattaatgatagaaaatttaacatttaattatttataaaaataaaaattattaacaaggaatatattttaatgatttggCGGAAAGTACGATTCCGGCATATTTCTTATGTAAAGAAGCAGCATCACACGCGCGATTAACAGTCGAGTCGTtcgggagggggggggggcaatGGGGAAACAGTAGGCGTCTCCTCAGAAATCGGGCCGAAATGTGCATTTATGTAATTCCGAGCATTGtgtagagcatcgaaaaatattagatccATATTTTTTTAGCAGTGTATCTCAACGTTTAGAGATTGAAACAGGGTAAGACTTTAGTATACTACCTCCCttcgattttgatgaaattttacaggTACGTTGTGCTAACTAAATGACGAAAACCGGAGTGCGAAGTTGCGGAAATGTCTAGTtttcgagaaatttaaatttgaattattcgccgtaatcaacattttttaacagtttgatataaaaaataagataaatattcgATCTCCGACTGACCTTGACATTGACCTTGGCCCCTAACAAGGTCAAGGGCATTGACCTTTCCCGTCGGTCATTGTTTGTtcactttcgattaaagtagtttcgaaaaagtctttaatttcgattaaagcagaaaataatttgtatttacctgttttgtgcttttggttaaaataaagaatactttgtatttataaacaaactattccatatattaatgattcactgctttaaataaagtttgttcgttcatattcaaaataactactatattttcgaaacttatgtctccttatgtgtataattaccggttatattttttgaaattggagccccggacatatacgctcggttttcagcccgcttcgcgggagggcggggcttcgcccctccccccgccgggatccgtgccatgtaccaagtgatcaaaatctgtgtgaaatttgttacactggttctggcgggaTAACTAAAAACCTCCATATCTCCTAAAATAAACCAGATAGCCACTTTCACTACTCCTCAAGTTTTGTTTATAATGACCTGTAAATGAAGAATCCACggtcaaaacttggcgctccAGAAATCGTAGTCTTGCCCAAAGTCCATATCTTCCCGCCTTCCCTCCTCATGCTTACGGCCCCAAACGAGATTTGTATTTCTCTAGTCTGTCATGATATACAGTACGTGATTATTTAGGTTAAGAAACTtgagttttttaattatgttttgtatcaaactgttaaaaaatgttgattaaggcgaataattcaaatttaaatttctcggaAACTAGACATTTCCGCAACTTCGCACTCCAGTTTTTGACAACATTCAGTTAGCACAACATAtctgtaaaatttcatcacaatCGAAAGGGGGTAGTATACTAAAGTTGAGCCTTGAAACAGCTCTAAATAATAGTATACGCTTTGCAAGTTTTGATGTCGTCATATCTCTCATCAATTTGACGATACTTTGACATCATTTTGATTGAGACGTTTTTACTGGGTAAACTAgttcaattaaaattctttggTTATTTATAATCTATGTTGTGAAAAATTGGAATATCTTATTagtagaataataaatatcttgttctagtaaaataattaatcattatttcttattttttgataatttaggatatcaaatatttatatcgagCTTGTAAATTTGCTGAATGGTGTTTTCATTATGAAACACATCAAAACCGATCTCCTGATAGACTATTCTCGTTATTCGAAGGTAAGTTAATTTGAttaagttaattttaattttgaaattaattattcatattcattGTTTGTGTTTTCAGGTCTCGCTGGTGTTATCTACTTTTTGTTAGATGTACAGCAGTCACATATAGCTAAATTTCCAACTTATGATATTAAGATTTaagaaagattaaaataacttACCATATTAATCTAagttataacaattatatataattactatataaataaaaataacattatttacaTCCATAATAAAAACAGATATGCAATTTCgctttaattatatgtacggtttgtatcgaaataatgtaaaattggAGATTTGCATTGTTGCTTTTATCTAGTACCTGATTCTTTGTTGCATATAATTGTGTAAAGTACGAGCGTGATCGTGAATGACTGTTTGACAGTTTGAAACTTTGTATATAGAATATCTTTCTAGAGTTAGATAAATCTCTTTTTAAGATTAAGCTATAAGGATtacgttatataaataaatcaatatttaaaaataagtaaattataaatatctcacaagtaaataataataataactgttacgtccaggagactccacggttccttgCTCTCAAAGGAAATAATACATAGACCTAgatggaaaaatttataatctaaCGAACCATTTCCCATGCTGCGACAAGTGCAATCACGCGGGTGCAGGGGCCATATTGTCTCAGCAAAAAATGTCTCAAAGTGATGAACGAAAACTCTTCCACAAAAAAATAAGAGACTTGGCGCCTGTGTCCAGCCGAAGCACTCAGTagacaaaatatatatctggAGTACgcagagaagaaaaaaaatataaataaataacggaGATCGCTCTAGATCTGGGAAAGTTGGGGCGGCACTTGAAAGGTGTCATCCGTTGACGGCAATAAAAGTCACTCACCGATCTTTAATACCAAGAATTCGGACACACATGGGGACCCGCGAACTAGAAactcaatataaaaaaatcagagTAACGAAACGGACGTTTGGATCGTCATATCTAAGGGTAGGGGGAGGGGGTCAAAAGGTGGATCATTACAAGTGCCGGACATCAACTCCCGAAAACAGTTACCATAAAGCTGTCTTCCGATACCGTGGTATTGTGGTAATTACTTAAACAACAACGACGCTGGTTCATGAAAAAACAATTCCCAGAATCAGAATAACCCCTTCCTAAGCCTTTCTAgccctatacagggtgttccagaATTGATGCAAAAAAATTTAAGAGCATATTCTATAGGCCAAAATAAGAAACTTTTCTCATATCAACATGTGTGCGGAAATGCCCTCTTTTTGAGCTAGAGCTCCCCAAAGTTGCCGAAAAAAAGTTGAATTTTCTATCCACTGTCTAAACTTCAACGTACAATTCTACGAAACTTGATATATTTACGTATCAAAATCAGGGTTGGGAAAGTTACTTTATAAAAGTATCTAGTTACAGTTACAGTTTTTTCACTAAACATGTAACTAGTTACAGTTACAAGTTACCGATTCTgaaaagtaacgcgttacaGTTACAGTTATTCAAAAAGTAACGAGTCGTTACTTTGCAGTTACTTTCTTGcaatgaaaacaaatatcACATCTACACAGGGATAAAGATTCAATAACAATCTTGTAGaggtataaaaattaaatcatataaatatgctttctaaatatattgatttattatttatataattacattaatgttacatTATAAGTACTAATAATGTTACACTATAAAGAAGGTTATTAGACGCAAATATCTCGAAGAGAATAGTAATAAAAGCGGTGTGTCGAGAATGATCGAGGTTGCATTAGTGATTAGTTTCATTTGCGATCGATCGAAACACTTGTTTAAGAAACACGAAACGCAATCTCGAGTCGAGTTGATTTCTTTAATCGAGACAtctcattatatacataagaGTACTTACGCGCGCTaacaaaaatggaaatttcatttatttctcgcCATTTTGCAAACTGACATACAActcgaagaaataaaatattttttgcttcatacataaaattactttcagaaaataaaagtacACGCAGGTGAAACTTATATCTAGCAAACTCACTTTATAAACGGttgttatatgtatttatcgaACATCAAGATTAAAGTCGGTTAAACGatttaatatctaaaatgttaataaaaatttttattaatttttaaaaggaTTTGATACTTGATTATGTCATCGTGAAGATGTCCTCTTTGTGGCGTTATTACAGAGCCACCGACGCTAAACATTCGTTCAACGAATGCACTACTCGGAAGTGCCgtattgtatttaataaaatgttttttaattgtagTATAATCATTTAACATACCAATATTGCAGTTACTCGATTTTAAGAATCGATACAATTCTTCTTGTGTAGACTCAATTTCTTTTGTTTGCTGatcaaaagtaaaaaagtcATCGCAGTTATCGAGTTTTTCATTAAGATTTGGGGAATTCTCAGCAGAACGGATTCCTAATAAGTCTTCCAAGTAATTTTTAGCGagtttcctttcttctccatttatccaatttaatttaaattttggaTGCAAACAACTTGCAATAATAAGCTCTTTTTTCTCAAATAATGTGGAAAATCTAAGAGTATGTTCAGAATCCATGAATAAAGttgttctttatttaaaagcaaaattaataaccacatgttaattaaattaacaaattatctaTTACCTTTTATCTAAACCTTGTTGAACTGCTGCGATTAGTGATTGGCAATGCGTAAATCCACTTTTGTTCAgtgtttctaatttttcttttacagtTTTCAAGACCGGTAATAAATATCCCATATACATTCCTGTCTCACCTTGCAATATATCTAAGGCTTGCGATACAGGTTTCATTACCTAAATCaaacaaaataagaaagagatatattactaaatatatattataatctttacaG
The Ooceraea biroi isolate clonal line C1 chromosome 4, Obir_v5.4, whole genome shotgun sequence genome window above contains:
- the LOC113561872 gene encoding uncharacterized protein LOC113561872, with protein sequence MKPVSQALDILQGETGMYMGYLLPVLKTVKEKLETLNKSGFTHCQSLIAAVQQGLDKRFSTLFEKKELIIASCLHPKFKLNWINGEERKLAKNYLEDLLGIRSAENSPNLNEKLDNCDDFFTFDQQTKEIESTQEELYRFLKSSNCNIGMLNDYTTIKKHFIKYNTALPSSAFVERMFSVGGSVITPQRGHLHDDIIKYQILLKINKNFY